Proteins from a genomic interval of Trifolium pratense cultivar HEN17-A07 linkage group LG6, ARS_RC_1.1, whole genome shotgun sequence:
- the LOC123891703 gene encoding uncharacterized protein LOC123891703, with amino-acid sequence MASGNGGLPNNLPILDGKNWERWNKQMKYLFRFQDTLDVVINGVAALPTNANAEAKNNHKDLKKKNCKTMYAIQAALNSANFDKISHAETSKEAWDILVKYYDGGEKVKAVKLQSLRRQYELLQMDNNESIGSYASKVQALVHTMKSCGEEISEKMIVEKVMRTLTPNFDHVIVAIQEAGTVADMKLEDLVGSLEAHELMINERKGVQEYVQALKAQTFKKNGGYKGKNKSKNASQNQQKFDEKSESFKKGGGTSNSNPKKKDKSHIQCYNCQKWGHYASECRSKKAKDSDDEANLVEENSYEGKGAVTFMAAMSEDKIASGAWFLDTGCSNHMTGHKDWLIKFDDTKKSKVKLAYGRSIQAEGTGNMLIKRKNGSSAIVENILFVPGMDCNLLSVGQLIEKGFSVSIKNENFELYDPANMLVLRSPLAKNRTFKTVINNATIECMKVVSEDKQNWLWHL; translated from the coding sequence ATGGCAAGTGGCAATGGTGGTTTACCCAACAATCTTccaattcttgatggaaagaattgggaaCGATGGAACAAGCAAATGAAATATTTGTTTAGATTTCAAGATACACTAGATGTGGTGATTAATGGTGTTGCAGCATTACCTACAAATGCAAATGCAGAGGCAAAAAACAATCACAaagatttgaagaagaaaaattgcaaGACAATGTATGCAATTCAGGCTGCACTGAATTCAGCAAATTTTGATAAGATCTCTCATGCTGAAACATCTAAAGAAGCATGGGATATCTTGGTGAAGTATTATGATGGTGGAGAAAAAGTGAAAGCTGTGAAACTACAATCATTGAGGAGGCAGTATGAATTACTGCAAATGGACAACAATGAATCGATTGGATCTTATGCATCAAAGGTTCAAGCACTGGTTCACACCATGAAGAGTTGTGGTGAAGAAATATCTGAGAAGATGATTGTTGAAAAGGTAATGAGAACCTTAACCCCTAATTTTGATCATGTTATTGTTGCTATCCAAGAAGCTGGTACAGTAGCAGACATGAAATTAGAAGATTTGGTTGGTTCTTTAGAAGCACATGAATTGATGATTAATGAGAGAAAGGGTGTACAAGAATATGTGCAAGCGTTGAAAGCTCAAACATTCAAGAAGAATGGTGGCTACAAAGGAAAGAATAAGTCCAAGAATGCTTCACAAAACCAGCAGAAATTTGATGAAAAATCTGAATCCTTCAAGAAAGGAGGAGGAACATCAAATTCGAATCCAAAGAAAAAGGATAAAAGTCACATTCAATGTTACAATTGCCAGAAGTGGGGTCATTATGCATCTGAATGCAGATCAAAGAAGGCAAAAGACAGTGATGATGAAGCAAACTTGGTGGAAGAAAACTCATATGAAGGTAAAGGTGCTGTAACCTTCATGGCTGCTATGTCAGAAGATAAAATTGCTAGTGGAGCATGGTTCTTAGACACAGGGTGTTCCAATCATATGACTGGTCATAAAGACTGGCtgatcaaatttgatgacacaAAGAAAAGCAAAGTGAAACTAGCATATGGTAGGTCCATACAAGCAGAAGGCACTGGGAACATGCTAATCAAGAGAAAGAATGGTAGTTCTGCCATAGTTGAAAATATCTTGTTTGTACCAGGTATGGATTGTAACTTGCTTAGTGTTGGTCAATTAATAGAGAAAGGCTTCTCAGTTAGTATAAAGAATGAAAACTTTGAACTCTATGATCCTGCAAACATGTTAGTATTGAGGTCACCTTTGGCTAAGAATAGAACTTTCAAAACTGTGATCAACAATGCTACAATAGAATGCATGAAAGTTGTGTCAGAAGATAAACAAAATTGGTTGTGGCACTTGTGA